The following are encoded in a window of Lactobacillus acidophilus genomic DNA:
- a CDS encoding DUF4811 domain-containing protein gives MILIILILAVIAFIYFNVIPKKGHMPIAIISLIIAALSIVGIVAHDYNHFGMKTQTTTVKKELVSSASPQLPILLYQPLGNGAEKIYLYKTNNAAKKPTPIKTNKTHASVKTANKASVTIKTERYIFRNNIDKFLYDWFGHNNELKHREYTFNVPKNWKVLSVKEAKALQKKMAKQAALMKKMQQMKQAQMKK, from the coding sequence ATGATTTTAATTATCTTAATCTTGGCAGTTATTGCCTTTATCTATTTCAACGTAATTCCTAAAAAGGGTCACATGCCAATAGCGATTATTTCTTTGATCATCGCTGCTTTAAGTATCGTAGGAATCGTTGCTCACGATTATAATCACTTTGGTATGAAAACCCAGACAACTACTGTTAAAAAAGAATTAGTATCTTCTGCATCCCCACAATTACCGATCCTTTTATATCAACCACTTGGTAATGGAGCTGAAAAAATCTACCTATATAAAACCAACAATGCAGCTAAAAAGCCTACTCCAATTAAAACTAATAAAACTCATGCTAGTGTAAAAACTGCAAACAAAGCCTCTGTAACTATCAAAACAGAACGCTACATTTTCCGTAATAATATAGACAAGTTCTTGTATGATTGGTTTGGCCACAACAATGAATTAAAGCATCGTGAATACACATTCAATGTACCAAAGAATTGGAAGGTCTTATCTGTTAAAGAAGCTAAGGCTTTACAAAAGAAAATGGCTAAGCAAGCCGCACTAATGAAGAAAATGCAGCAAATGAAACAAGCACAGATGAAAAAATAA
- a CDS encoding MDR family MFS transporter yields MNKQPVDIHGKHYNRNLLVLVLIVGSFCTVLNGTLLSTALPSIMKDFNISTATAEWLSTAFLLVNGVMIPISAWLINRFGSKKMYLTAMSTFFIGTLTAALAPNFQTLLAGRIIQGLGVGVTMPLLQTIMLSIFPADKRGAAMGTVGIVIGLAPAIGPTLSGWVVDNLSWRYLFSIIAPIAGIVVILAAFLVKDVLPTKDEKIDIFSVATSTIGFGSLLYGFSEAGNKGWTNPEILAFIFVGIIFVILFGIRQLKMDDPFLDITVFKHFEFSLAAILSGVTNLAMVGIEMVLPLYIQNLRGESAFHSGLILLPGALMIGIMSPITGRIFDRYGARKMAITGMTLLTLGTVPFMFLTENSSFLMIIILYAIRMVGVALVMMNVTTSGMNSLPLDKISHGTAVNNTFRQVLSSIGTAILVSVLTTTTKNNMPEKSVLKTLPLQYKTGAINATLDGFHAAFAISIIFALIALVLSFFLKKGNRARERTEKVDS; encoded by the coding sequence ATGAATAAACAACCTGTTGATATTCATGGTAAACACTACAATCGTAACTTATTGGTACTAGTATTGATCGTCGGCTCATTTTGTACGGTATTAAACGGGACACTTTTGTCAACCGCATTGCCTTCAATCATGAAAGATTTCAATATTAGTACAGCCACTGCGGAATGGCTTTCTACAGCATTCTTATTAGTTAATGGTGTAATGATTCCAATTTCTGCTTGGTTAATCAACCGCTTTGGTTCCAAAAAGATGTATCTGACGGCAATGTCTACATTCTTTATTGGCACTTTAACTGCCGCTCTAGCACCCAACTTTCAAACGCTTTTAGCCGGCAGAATTATTCAAGGGCTTGGAGTCGGGGTTACTATGCCACTTCTTCAAACAATTATGTTATCAATTTTCCCAGCAGATAAGCGTGGCGCTGCCATGGGGACAGTCGGCATCGTTATCGGCTTAGCACCAGCTATTGGTCCAACATTATCCGGTTGGGTAGTTGATAATCTTTCTTGGCGTTACCTTTTCAGTATTATCGCTCCAATTGCCGGAATTGTTGTAATACTTGCAGCATTTTTGGTAAAAGATGTCCTACCAACTAAAGATGAAAAGATTGATATTTTCTCTGTTGCTACTTCAACTATTGGATTCGGCTCTCTTCTCTATGGCTTTTCAGAAGCTGGTAACAAAGGCTGGACTAATCCTGAAATTTTAGCATTTATTTTCGTTGGAATTATCTTCGTAATCCTCTTTGGTATTCGTCAATTGAAGATGGACGATCCATTCCTTGATATCACTGTATTCAAGCACTTCGAATTCTCACTTGCTGCTATTCTTTCAGGTGTTACTAACTTGGCAATGGTTGGAATCGAAATGGTTTTACCACTTTATATTCAAAATTTGCGTGGTGAGTCTGCATTTCACTCTGGTTTGATTCTTTTACCAGGTGCCTTGATGATCGGTATCATGTCGCCTATTACTGGTCGAATTTTTGATCGTTATGGTGCAAGAAAGATGGCCATCACAGGTATGACCCTTCTTACTTTAGGTACTGTTCCATTTATGTTTTTAACTGAAAACAGTTCCTTCTTAATGATTATTATTCTCTACGCAATCAGAATGGTGGGGGTAGCCCTTGTTATGATGAATGTTACTACTTCGGGGATGAACTCTCTTCCATTGGATAAGATTTCACACGGTACTGCAGTTAACAATACTTTCAGACAAGTTTTATCATCAATTGGTACTGCTATTCTTGTTTCAGTATTGACTACAACTACTAAGAACAATATGCCAGAAAAGTCAGTACTTAAGACTTTACCACTCCAGTATAAGACTGGTGCAATTAACGCTACACTTGATGGTTTCCATGCTGCATTTGCAATTAGTATCATTTTTGCATTGATCGCCTTAGTTCTCTCCTTCTTCTTAAAGAAAGGCAATCGTGCACGCGAACGTACAGAGAAGGTGGACAGTTAA
- a CDS encoding MerR family transcriptional regulator, whose product MENIKKNKLHQLFENLEIGIGGVSSSIGVSQRQLRYWEKKGYIKPINEESGVRHYSLATVYLIAFIKDQLDAGYTLEAAVKKSKEVRVKSMIGRRLLHDAFDDVEITDEEKAYGKMKMGEVVLGDKKAEVIGIVDENGSHFELE is encoded by the coding sequence ATGGAAAATATAAAGAAAAATAAATTACACCAGCTTTTTGAAAATTTGGAAATTGGAATCGGCGGCGTAAGTAGCAGTATCGGTGTTTCTCAACGTCAATTAAGATACTGGGAGAAAAAAGGATATATTAAACCGATCAATGAAGAATCCGGCGTACGACATTATAGTTTGGCAACGGTATATTTAATTGCTTTTATTAAAGATCAACTTGATGCTGGTTATACACTAGAAGCTGCTGTTAAGAAGTCAAAAGAAGTTCGCGTTAAAAGTATGATTGGACGCAGATTGTTGCATGATGCTTTTGATGATGTGGAAATTACTGATGAAGAAAAAGCTTACGGCAAGATGAAAATGGGTGAGGTGGTATTAGGAGATAAAAAGGCTGAAGTAATAGGCATTGTTGATGAAAATGGTAGTCATTTTGAATTAGAATAA
- a CDS encoding AraC family transcriptional regulator produces MEGEYRALNDISLESNVLFFGKESCLPNYFYPGNNVRKNYVIHYILKGKGTFSSANHPSIELKAGDIFILPKGIPCFYKADGKEPWTYLWIGFSGLKIKNILSRSLLLSQRYLHQVQNSHFTDSLLKLFDALHNPDTSTNNDLLIESLIYQTFYYLNSEYPAQNKTNIKSSIRLKTATKYLYDNFTDNNCSIYLLCNKLGVSRSYLYNIFKEGMNLSPQQFSIKLRMEEAKNKLKNSQNSIQEISTSVGYTDTFTFSKAFKKYSGFSPKNYRQIKSSEN; encoded by the coding sequence ATGGAAGGCGAATATAGAGCATTAAATGATATTAGCTTAGAAAGCAACGTTCTATTTTTTGGAAAAGAAAGTTGTTTACCGAATTATTTCTATCCGGGCAATAACGTTAGAAAAAATTATGTTATTCACTACATTCTAAAAGGAAAAGGCACTTTCTCATCTGCCAACCATCCTTCAATTGAACTAAAAGCTGGTGACATATTTATTTTGCCTAAAGGGATACCTTGTTTTTATAAAGCAGATGGTAAAGAGCCTTGGACCTATCTTTGGATTGGATTTTCAGGATTAAAAATTAAAAACATTTTATCAAGATCTCTTCTACTCTCTCAGCGTTACTTGCATCAAGTACAAAATTCACACTTCACTGATAGCTTATTAAAACTTTTTGATGCATTACACAATCCAGATACTTCTACTAATAATGATCTTTTAATTGAATCACTTATCTATCAAACTTTTTATTACTTAAATTCAGAATATCCTGCTCAAAATAAAACTAATATTAAAAGCTCAATTCGATTAAAAACTGCTACAAAATATTTGTATGATAATTTTACTGATAATAATTGCTCAATCTATTTATTATGTAACAAACTAGGTGTTTCCAGAAGTTATTTATATAACATCTTTAAAGAAGGGATGAACTTATCACCACAACAGTTTTCAATTAAACTGCGAATGGAAGAAGCAAAAAACAAGTTAAAAAATAGTCAAAATTCTATTCAAGAAATTTCAACTTCAGTTGGCTATACAGATACTTTTACTTTTTCAAAAGCCTTTAAAAAATATTCAGGATTTAGTCCTAAAAATTATCGTCAAATAAAAAGCAGTGAAAATTAA
- a CDS encoding extracellular solute-binding protein, with the protein MKRWLKNITLIGVMMATVISLSACGDKQNSSSGKKVTIEYFNQKKEMAGTLKEIIKDFEKKNPDIHVKEVDVPTAGTVLKTRILSGDVPDVMNIYPQNIDFQEWAKAGYFEDMTKAPYIKNIKNNYADSFKVNGKIYSAPLSANVYGFFYNATEFEKLGIKPPKTWDEFKQVVKKIKASGKSPFAVAGTEPWTLNGYHQLSLATVTGGAKQANKLLRYSAPNGIKVNNPYIQKDFTRLNLLRENAQNNWRGASYNDAVVSFATGKSLIMPNGSWALPLINQQKPKFKVRTFAFPAAKAGHEMTVGSGDLALSISSKSKHKKAAEKFVAYMTTPAAMQKYYNVDGSPVAVKGVKQKGVDSQLGGLSSLAFTKHDMVWLAQDWTSENDFFNLTASYLMTGNKQQMVNDMNTFFNPMKAAD; encoded by the coding sequence ATGAAGAGATGGCTGAAAAATATAACTCTAATTGGAGTCATGATGGCTACAGTGATAAGTTTATCAGCTTGTGGTGATAAGCAAAATAGTAGCTCAGGCAAAAAAGTTACTATTGAGTATTTTAATCAAAAGAAGGAGATGGCAGGTACTTTAAAGGAAATTATTAAAGATTTCGAAAAAAAGAATCCTGACATTCATGTAAAAGAAGTCGATGTACCAACTGCTGGTACAGTGTTGAAAACTAGAATTCTATCAGGGGATGTACCTGATGTAATGAATATTTATCCGCAAAATATCGACTTCCAAGAATGGGCCAAAGCTGGATATTTTGAAGATATGACTAAGGCGCCATACATAAAGAACATTAAAAATAATTATGCGGATTCATTTAAAGTAAACGGCAAAATTTATAGTGCACCGCTTAGTGCTAATGTTTACGGTTTTTTCTACAATGCGACAGAATTTGAAAAGTTAGGTATTAAACCACCCAAGACTTGGGATGAATTCAAGCAAGTAGTTAAGAAAATAAAGGCTAGTGGAAAATCACCATTTGCTGTAGCAGGAACTGAACCTTGGACTTTAAATGGTTACCATCAATTATCTTTAGCAACTGTAACCGGTGGTGCCAAGCAAGCTAACAAGTTACTTAGATACTCAGCTCCAAACGGAATTAAGGTAAATAATCCTTATATTCAAAAAGATTTTACTCGTTTGAATTTACTTCGTGAAAATGCACAAAATAACTGGCGTGGTGCTAGTTACAACGATGCTGTTGTTTCATTTGCTACTGGTAAGAGTTTGATTATGCCAAACGGTTCATGGGCTTTGCCACTGATTAACCAACAAAAACCTAAATTTAAGGTAAGAACCTTCGCATTCCCAGCTGCAAAGGCAGGACATGAAATGACCGTCGGTTCTGGTGATCTTGCGTTGTCAATCTCTTCTAAGAGTAAACATAAAAAGGCTGCCGAAAAGTTTGTTGCCTACATGACTACACCAGCTGCAATGCAAAAATACTACAACGTAGATGGTAGTCCAGTTGCAGTTAAAGGAGTAAAGCAAAAAGGAGTTGACTCTCAATTAGGTGGTTTATCAAGCTTAGCATTTACTAAGCACGACATGGTTTGGTTGGCACAAGACTGGACAAGTGAAAATGATTTCTTCAACTTAACTGCCAGTTACTTGATGACAGGTAATAAACAACAAATGGTTAATGATATGAATACTTTCTTTAACCCAATGAAGGCTGCTGACTAG
- a CDS encoding carbohydrate ABC transporter permease, with translation MKSKNFIEKYWGWLFLIVPIILQIVFFYFPLVQGAFYSFTNWTGLTYNYKFVGLNNYKLLFMDQNFAKSIGFTIILTLSLIIGEIAIGILVARALNAKIKGRTFFRAWFFFPAVLSGLTVALIFKQVFNYGLPAIGNALHISWLQTSLLGTDIGAVIATIFVLLWQGVAMPIIIFLAGLQSIPDEIKEAAEVDGANNRQIFWKIELPYMLPSISMVFILALKSGLTAFDQIFAMTSGGPNNSTTSLGLLVYNYAFNNNSFGYANAIAIVLFLLIAIISFIQIKISNKYAVD, from the coding sequence ATGAAATCAAAGAATTTTATTGAAAAATATTGGGGCTGGCTATTCCTAATTGTTCCAATTATTTTACAAATCGTATTTTTCTATTTCCCATTAGTTCAAGGTGCTTTTTACAGTTTTACTAATTGGACAGGATTAACTTATAATTACAAATTTGTTGGTTTGAATAACTATAAATTATTATTCATGGATCAAAACTTTGCAAAATCGATTGGCTTTACGATCATTTTGACACTGTCGCTAATTATAGGTGAAATTGCGATTGGTATTTTAGTCGCAAGAGCTTTAAATGCCAAAATCAAAGGTAGAACTTTCTTTAGGGCTTGGTTTTTCTTCCCAGCTGTTTTATCAGGATTAACTGTTGCTTTGATCTTCAAGCAAGTATTTAACTATGGCTTACCAGCAATTGGTAATGCATTACACATTAGTTGGCTTCAAACTAGTTTGCTTGGTACTGATATAGGTGCAGTTATTGCCACAATCTTTGTTCTTTTATGGCAAGGTGTTGCTATGCCAATCATTATCTTCTTGGCGGGTCTTCAAAGTATTCCAGATGAAATTAAGGAAGCTGCAGAAGTAGATGGTGCTAATAATCGTCAAATTTTCTGGAAGATTGAACTCCCTTACATGTTACCAAGTATTTCAATGGTATTTATCTTGGCTCTTAAGTCAGGCTTAACAGCATTTGACCAAATCTTCGCCATGACTAGTGGTGGGCCTAACAATTCAACTACATCATTAGGTTTGCTTGTTTATAATTATGCATTTAACAATAACTCATTTGGTTATGCTAATGCGATCGCAATTGTATTGTTCTTATTAATTGCAATTATTTCGTTCATTCAAATTAAGATTTCAAATAAGTATGCTGTTGATTAA
- a CDS encoding carbohydrate ABC transporter permease translates to MEKENKSKKFWNYALLIVGGIPILIPLLYTFLSSFKTTKQIMEHFFAWPNPWTTANFKRLFADGVMNYFGNSIIITVLSIVLVMIFVPMAAYAIARNMSKRTAFNWMYILLIIGIFVPFQVIMIPITVMMSKIGLANMWGLIILYLTYAVPQTLFLYVSYIKQSVPDSLDEAAEIDGANKITTYFKIIFPLLKPMHATTLIINAMWFWNDFMLPLLILNKDSKMWTLPLFQYNYTGQYFNDYGPSFASYVIGIITITIVYLIFQKNIIAGMSNGAVK, encoded by the coding sequence ATGGAGAAAGAAAATAAATCAAAGAAATTTTGGAATTACGCTTTATTAATTGTAGGCGGAATCCCCATATTAATTCCCTTACTTTATACATTTTTAAGTTCATTTAAGACAACTAAGCAAATTATGGAACATTTCTTTGCTTGGCCTAATCCTTGGACAACAGCAAACTTTAAGAGGTTATTTGCTGACGGAGTAATGAATTACTTCGGTAATTCAATTATCATCACAGTTCTTTCAATTGTTTTAGTAATGATCTTCGTACCAATGGCTGCGTATGCTATTGCAAGAAATATGTCTAAAAGGACAGCTTTCAACTGGATGTACATTCTATTAATTATAGGTATCTTTGTTCCATTCCAAGTTATCATGATTCCTATTACAGTTATGATGAGTAAAATCGGCCTAGCTAATATGTGGGGGTTGATCATCCTGTACTTAACATATGCGGTACCACAGACATTGTTCTTATACGTTAGCTACATTAAGCAAAGTGTGCCTGATAGTTTGGATGAAGCTGCAGAAATTGACGGTGCTAATAAGATTACCACTTATTTTAAAATTATCTTCCCATTATTAAAACCAATGCATGCCACAACTTTAATTATTAATGCAATGTGGTTCTGGAACGATTTCATGCTTCCATTATTGATTTTGAACAAAGACTCAAAGATGTGGACTTTACCATTATTCCAATACAACTACACAGGTCAATACTTCAATGACTATGGTCCAAGTTTCGCATCATACGTAATCGGTATTATCACTATCACAATTGTATATTTGATCTTCCAAAAGAATATTATTGCTGGTATGAGTAACGGTGCTGTTAAGTAA
- a CDS encoding ABC transporter ATP-binding protein, translated as MVRVDLDHVYKKYDGNDKNSVTDFNLHIKDEEFIVFVGPSGCGKSTTLRMIAGLEDISKGTLKIGGKVMNDIAPKNRDIAMVFQNYALYPHMSVYDNMAFGLKLRHTTKEEIDKKVKRAAKILGLSDYLKRKPAALSGGQRQRVALGRAIVRDAPIFLMDEPLSNLDAKLRVTMRAEIAKLHQQLKTTTIYVTHDQTEAMTLADRIVIIKDGIQQQVGTPLEVYNKPANVFVAGFIGSPAMNFFRVILKDGKIIDKEHHDFEIPVPEGKLKVLKDKGYNGKELIFGIRPEDVHTEEVFLESFPDQVVTAKVVVSELLGAETQLYTKVGDTELVSKVDARDFTKPGTEVRMGFEMNKAHFFDPETEKVVEN; from the coding sequence ATGGTTAGAGTAGATTTAGATCACGTTTACAAAAAGTATGACGGTAATGATAAGAATTCAGTTACAGATTTTAATTTACATATTAAAGATGAAGAATTTATCGTTTTCGTTGGTCCATCAGGTTGTGGTAAGTCAACTACTTTAAGGATGATTGCTGGACTTGAAGATATCTCCAAAGGAACGTTGAAAATTGGCGGTAAGGTAATGAACGATATAGCTCCTAAGAATCGTGATATTGCCATGGTATTCCAGAACTATGCTTTGTACCCCCATATGAGTGTATATGACAACATGGCTTTTGGATTAAAACTACGTCATACAACAAAAGAGGAGATTGATAAAAAGGTAAAAAGAGCTGCCAAAATTTTGGGCTTGTCAGATTACTTGAAGCGTAAGCCAGCTGCACTTTCTGGTGGTCAAAGACAGCGTGTTGCCTTAGGTCGTGCAATTGTGCGGGATGCACCTATTTTCTTAATGGACGAACCACTATCCAACCTTGATGCTAAGCTTCGTGTAACGATGCGTGCCGAAATTGCTAAATTACATCAACAATTGAAGACTACTACTATTTACGTAACTCACGATCAAACTGAAGCTATGACTTTAGCAGACCGCATCGTAATTATTAAAGATGGTATTCAACAACAAGTTGGTACTCCTCTAGAAGTTTACAACAAACCTGCTAATGTCTTTGTCGCTGGTTTTATTGGTTCACCAGCTATGAACTTCTTCCGTGTAATTTTAAAAGATGGAAAGATCATCGATAAAGAACACCATGACTTTGAAATCCCCGTTCCAGAAGGTAAATTAAAAGTTTTGAAGGACAAAGGCTACAATGGTAAAGAATTAATCTTTGGTATCCGTCCTGAAGATGTTCATACTGAAGAAGTATTTTTGGAAAGTTTCCCTGATCAAGTTGTTACTGCTAAAGTCGTCGTTTCAGAACTTTTAGGCGCAGAAACTCAACTTTACACCAAAGTAGGCGATACTGAATTAGTTTCAAAGGTTGATGCTCGTGACTTCACTAAGCCAGGTACTGAAGTACGAATGGGATTTGAAATGAACAAGGCTCACTTTTTCGATCCAGAAACAGAAAAAGTTGTTGAGAATTAA
- a CDS encoding alpha-galactosidase yields the protein MTSNLIKFDDQNKVFHLHNKQISYLLSIEDGGTLSHLYFGGAVKNYNNQLKYPRLDRGFSGNLPESLDRTFSRDSLPKEYSSAGEMDFHTPATIVRNPDGSNALFLAYKSYKIEDGKPDLKGLPHSWTKEDDEAQTLIVTLEDKVSKLEYDLLYTIYRDRPVIVRSVQVHNHGEEAVYLEKVASMQMDYVDKDFEVITLPGAHANERRVQRENIGQGIKVFSSYRGTSSHQMNPFMALVDHDTNEFMGEAYGFALAYSGNHKFEVERDQFGQIHVNTGINDYNFKWKLNPNEEFQTPEVLMVYSDQGLNKMSQAFHSLIHERIMRSKFKDQIRPVLVNNWEATYFDFNEDKLKTIVDKAKKLGLEMFVLDDGWFGHRDDDNSSLGDWKVYKKKFPNGLGHFADYVHEQGLKFGLWFEPEMISYESNLYKEHPDYLMHVPGRKPCPSRNQYVLELGRKEVRDNIFEQMVKILDSKKIDYIKWDMNRSLSDIYESDLPADQQGEAYHRYVLGYYDLLNKLVTRYPDILFEGCSGGGGRFDVGQAYYTPQIWASDNTDAIERLKIQYGTSLVYPQSMMTSHVSVSPNEQNGRITPFNTRGAVAMWGDLGYELDLTKMSDEESDQVVKQVTEYKKIREVTQFGTLYRLKASASNQCAWMMVDSNKNEAVVTVVNVMAHAQPYCTKTKLAGLDPDKRYKNLETDEVFGGDELMHLGFYDPIERGDFKAKMYHFKAIN from the coding sequence ATGACCAGTAACTTAATTAAATTTGATGATCAAAATAAAGTATTTCATTTACATAACAAGCAAATATCATATTTGCTTTCTATTGAAGATGGTGGCACATTAAGTCATTTATACTTTGGTGGAGCTGTTAAAAATTACAATAATCAATTAAAGTATCCTAGATTAGACCGCGGATTTTCAGGAAATTTGCCTGAATCGCTTGATCGTACATTTTCACGTGATTCACTTCCAAAAGAATATAGTAGTGCTGGTGAAATGGACTTTCATACTCCTGCTACAATAGTACGTAATCCAGATGGCTCAAATGCTTTGTTTTTAGCTTATAAGTCATACAAAATCGAAGATGGTAAGCCAGATTTAAAGGGATTACCACACTCTTGGACAAAAGAAGATGACGAAGCGCAAACGTTAATAGTTACTCTTGAAGATAAGGTAAGCAAGCTAGAATATGACTTATTATATACAATTTATCGAGATCGTCCTGTAATTGTACGTTCAGTTCAAGTTCATAATCATGGTGAAGAAGCAGTATATCTCGAAAAAGTTGCTTCTATGCAAATGGATTATGTAGATAAGGATTTTGAAGTCATTACTTTACCGGGTGCTCATGCAAATGAGAGGCGTGTGCAAAGAGAAAATATTGGTCAAGGAATTAAAGTGTTTTCTAGTTATCGTGGCACATCAAGTCACCAAATGAATCCTTTCATGGCATTAGTAGATCATGATACCAATGAATTTATGGGTGAAGCTTATGGTTTTGCACTAGCATATTCCGGTAATCATAAATTTGAAGTTGAACGTGATCAATTTGGTCAAATCCACGTGAATACCGGAATTAATGATTACAATTTTAAATGGAAATTGAATCCAAATGAAGAATTTCAAACTCCAGAAGTTTTGATGGTTTATTCTGATCAAGGATTAAATAAAATGAGTCAGGCATTTCATAGCTTGATCCATGAACGTATTATGCGTAGTAAATTTAAGGATCAAATTAGACCTGTTCTGGTTAACAACTGGGAAGCAACTTATTTTGATTTCAATGAAGATAAATTAAAAACTATTGTCGATAAGGCTAAGAAATTAGGCCTAGAAATGTTTGTCTTAGATGATGGTTGGTTTGGTCATCGTGACGATGACAACAGTTCTTTAGGAGATTGGAAAGTTTATAAGAAGAAGTTTCCTAATGGATTAGGACATTTTGCAGATTATGTTCATGAACAAGGATTAAAGTTTGGACTATGGTTTGAACCAGAAATGATCTCATATGAATCAAATCTATATAAAGAACATCCAGATTATTTAATGCATGTACCTGGTAGAAAGCCGTGTCCGTCAAGAAATCAATATGTCCTAGAACTTGGTCGTAAAGAAGTTCGTGATAATATCTTTGAGCAGATGGTAAAAATCCTAGATAGTAAAAAGATTGATTATATTAAATGGGATATGAACCGTAGTTTGTCTGATATTTATGAATCGGATTTACCTGCTGATCAACAAGGAGAAGCATATCATCGTTATGTATTAGGTTATTACGATTTATTAAATAAATTGGTAACTAGATATCCTGATATTTTATTTGAAGGATGCTCTGGTGGTGGCGGTAGATTTGATGTCGGACAAGCTTATTACACACCACAAATTTGGGCTAGTGACAATACTGATGCTATTGAAAGATTAAAGATTCAATACGGTACTAGCCTTGTTTATCCGCAATCAATGATGACATCACATGTTTCAGTATCACCTAATGAACAGAATGGAAGAATTACTCCATTTAATACACGTGGGGCTGTAGCAATGTGGGGCGACTTAGGCTATGAACTTGATTTAACCAAGATGAGTGATGAAGAAAGTGATCAAGTTGTTAAACAAGTCACAGAATATAAGAAAATTAGAGAAGTTACCCAGTTTGGTACGCTTTATCGTTTAAAGGCTTCAGCAAGCAATCAATGTGCATGGATGATGGTTGATTCTAATAAGAATGAAGCAGTTGTAACTGTCGTCAATGTAATGGCTCACGCTCAACCATATTGTACGAAGACAAAATTAGCTGGTCTTGATCCAGATAAACGATACAAGAATTTAGAAACTGATGAAGTTTTTGGTGGCGACGAGCTAATGCACCTTGGCTTTTATGATCCTATTGAACGTGGTGATTTTAAAGCCAAAATGTATCATTTTAAGGCTATCAATTAG